One genomic region from Salipiger sp. CCB-MM3 encodes:
- a CDS encoding DUF1489 family protein produces the protein MAQHIHLIKLSVGTESVKTLAAWQSGRAAQTADGLPCHVTRMWPKREAELLNGGSIYWVFKRMIQCRQRVLRLDEVTGSDGTRHCALVLDPQIHRVAAAPRRPFQGWRYLSPEDAPPDLTESRPDDDELPPELAGALAEIGIL, from the coding sequence GTGGCTCAGCATATCCATCTCATCAAGCTCAGCGTCGGCACCGAAAGCGTCAAGACGCTGGCGGCCTGGCAATCGGGCCGCGCGGCGCAGACCGCCGACGGCCTGCCCTGCCATGTCACCCGCATGTGGCCCAAGCGCGAGGCCGAGCTGCTGAACGGTGGCTCGATCTACTGGGTTTTCAAGCGGATGATCCAATGCCGCCAGCGCGTTCTGCGGCTCGACGAGGTGACCGGCAGCGACGGCACCCGGCATTGCGCGCTGGTGCTCGACCCGCAGATCCACCGCGTCGCCGCGGCGCCGCGCCGGCCATTTCAGGGCTGGCGCTACCTCTCGCCCGAGGATGCGCCGCCCGATCTGACCGAGTCGCGCCCCGATGACGACGAGCTGCCGCCGGAACTGGCTGGCGCGTTGGCCGAGATCGGGATTCTCTGA
- a CDS encoding adenosylcobalamin-dependent ribonucleoside-diphosphate reductase: MTRFAAPIAEQIWDMKYRFKEADGTPIDQSVEDSWRRIARALASVETDADAWEAKFYGALEDFQYLPAGRITAGAGTARSVTLFNCFVMGTIPDSMSGIFDMLKEAALTMQQGGGIGYDFSTIRPKGAHVAGVAADASGPLSFMDVWDAMCRTIMSAGSRRGAMMATMRCDHPDVEQFISAKADSARLRMFNLSVLVTDPFMEAVKADGSWDLQFDGKVYHTVKARDLWNKIMKATYDYAEPGVIFIDRINKANNLSYIEQIAATNPCGEQPLPPYGACLLGSINLARLVDTPFETGAEIPEAKLDELVALAVRMMDNVVDASNFPLPQQAEEAQNKRRIGLGVTGLADALLMMGLRYGSEEAAAQTESWLKRIARASYLASVELAKEKGAFPLFDAEKFLASGNMEQMDDDVREAIRTHGIRNALLTSIAPTGTISLYAGNVSSGIEPVFAYAYTRKVLQKDGTRTEEEVVDYAVQMWRDKFGDAELPDYFVNAQTLAPLEHVRMQAAAQKWIDSSISKTINCPEDISFEGFKDVYMEAYETGCKGCTTYRPNDVTGSVLSVSESADKTPAESPSVATETDEAGAEVVYMSEPLDRPQSLEGHTYKLKWPDSEHAIYLTINDIIVGGHRRPFEVFINSKNMEHYAWTVALTRMISAVFRRGGDVSFVVEELKAVFDPRGGAWVQGKYIPSILAAIGGVIEKHLIATGFLEGEGKGLKADPTAKVVGLDAPRGKACPSCGQFSMMMVEGCMTCSSCGHSKCG; this comes from the coding sequence ATGACTCGCTTTGCCGCCCCCATCGCCGAACAGATCTGGGACATGAAATACCGCTTCAAGGAAGCGGACGGGACCCCGATCGACCAAAGCGTCGAGGACAGCTGGCGCCGCATCGCGCGCGCGCTCGCCTCGGTCGAGACGGATGCGGACGCATGGGAAGCGAAATTCTACGGCGCGCTCGAGGACTTCCAGTATCTGCCCGCCGGCCGGATCACCGCTGGCGCCGGCACCGCGCGCTCGGTGACGCTGTTCAACTGCTTCGTCATGGGCACGATCCCCGACAGCATGTCGGGCATTTTCGACATGCTGAAAGAGGCCGCGCTGACCATGCAGCAGGGCGGTGGCATCGGCTATGATTTCTCGACCATCCGCCCCAAGGGCGCGCATGTGGCGGGCGTGGCCGCCGACGCCTCGGGGCCGCTGTCGTTCATGGATGTCTGGGACGCCATGTGCCGCACGATTATGTCGGCGGGCTCGCGCCGGGGCGCGATGATGGCCACCATGCGCTGCGACCATCCGGATGTGGAGCAGTTCATCTCGGCAAAGGCCGACAGCGCGCGGCTGCGCATGTTCAACCTGTCGGTGCTGGTCACAGACCCCTTCATGGAAGCGGTGAAGGCGGACGGCTCGTGGGACCTGCAGTTCGATGGCAAGGTCTACCACACGGTCAAGGCGCGCGACCTGTGGAACAAGATCATGAAGGCCACCTATGATTACGCCGAGCCGGGCGTGATCTTCATCGACCGGATCAACAAGGCCAACAACCTCAGCTACATCGAGCAGATCGCCGCGACCAACCCCTGCGGCGAGCAGCCGCTGCCGCCCTATGGCGCCTGCCTGCTGGGCTCGATCAACCTCGCGCGGCTGGTGGACACGCCGTTCGAGACCGGCGCGGAGATCCCCGAGGCAAAGCTCGACGAGCTGGTGGCCCTCGCGGTGCGCATGATGGACAACGTCGTGGATGCCTCGAACTTCCCGCTGCCGCAGCAGGCCGAGGAAGCGCAGAACAAGCGCCGCATCGGCCTTGGCGTCACCGGCCTTGCCGACGCGCTGCTGATGATGGGCCTGCGCTACGGCTCGGAAGAGGCGGCGGCGCAGACCGAAAGCTGGCTCAAGCGCATCGCGCGGGCGTCCTATCTGGCCTCGGTCGAGCTGGCCAAGGAGAAGGGCGCTTTCCCGCTCTTCGATGCCGAGAAGTTCCTCGCTTCGGGCAATATGGAGCAGATGGACGATGACGTGCGCGAGGCGATCCGCACCCATGGCATCCGCAACGCGCTGCTGACCTCGATCGCGCCCACCGGCACCATCTCGCTCTACGCCGGCAACGTGTCGTCGGGGATCGAGCCGGTGTTCGCCTATGCCTACACCCGCAAGGTGCTGCAGAAGGACGGCACCCGGACCGAGGAAGAAGTGGTCGATTACGCGGTGCAGATGTGGCGCGACAAGTTTGGCGACGCTGAACTGCCCGACTATTTCGTCAACGCCCAGACCCTGGCCCCGCTCGAGCATGTGCGCATGCAGGCGGCGGCGCAGAAATGGATCGACAGCTCGATCTCCAAGACGATCAACTGCCCCGAGGATATCTCCTTCGAAGGCTTCAAGGACGTCTATATGGAGGCCTATGAGACCGGCTGTAAGGGCTGCACCACCTACCGTCCGAACGACGTGACCGGCTCGGTGCTGTCGGTGTCAGAAAGCGCCGACAAGACCCCCGCCGAGAGCCCCTCGGTGGCCACGGAAACCGATGAGGCCGGGGCCGAGGTGGTCTATATGTCCGAGCCGCTGGACCGTCCGCAGTCGCTCGAAGGGCACACCTACAAGCTCAAATGGCCCGACAGCGAGCATGCCATTTACCTCACGATCAACGACATCATCGTCGGCGGCCACCGCCGCCCGTTCGAGGTCTTCATCAACTCCAAGAACATGGAGCACTATGCCTGGACCGTGGCGCTGACGCGGATGATCTCGGCGGTGTTCCGGCGCGGCGGCGATGTCTCCTTCGTGGTCGAGGAGCTGAAAGCGGTGTTCGATCCGCGCGGCGGCGCCTGGGTTCAGGGCAAATACATCCCCTCGATCCTTGCGGCGATTGGCGGGGTGATCGAGAAGCACCTGATCGCCACGGGCTTCCTCGAAGGCGAGGGCAAGGGCCTGAAGGCGGATCCCACGGCCAAGGTCGTCGGCCTCGACGCGCCCCGCGGCAAAGCCTGCCCCTCCTGCGGCCAGTTCTCGATGATGATGGTCGAAGGCTGCATGACCTGCTCCAGCTGCGGGCATTCCAAGTGCGGGTGA
- a CDS encoding ABC transporter ATP-binding protein → MQDTLLSIRGLTKAYPGVVANDDVSFDIDKGEIHALLGENGAGKSTLVKMIFGLVKPDSGEMLMDGAAYAPGKPSDARRAGVAMVFQHFSLFEALDVAENVALGMENPPKPRDLARQIREVSETYGLPLDPTRTVGTLSAGERQRVEIIRCLLQNPRLLIMDEPTSVLTPQEVEILFETLNKLRSEGTSILYISHKLEEIRALCDTASILRRGRNVATIVPRDVTARQMAELMVGASFDTPAARGGAKGEVLLSTKGLSLPAPGAFGTPLREVSLEVRAGEVLGIGGVAGNGQDELLMALSGERLAPAGTIFFKGEDISRTGPIGRRDAGLLSGPEERLGHAAAPNMSLTENAVLTAARRESLVQRGLIDWKRAKVFAEEVIERFDVRTPGPGTAARALSGGNLQKFVVGREIAQNPEVFVVNQPTWGVDAAAAAAIRQALLDLAAKGAAIIVISQDLDELMEVSDRFAALNEGRLSPSRAVAELDIEKIGLMMGGAHDMEVAHADA, encoded by the coding sequence GTGCAGGACACACTTCTCAGCATCCGGGGCCTGACCAAGGCCTATCCCGGTGTCGTGGCCAATGACGATGTCTCTTTCGACATCGACAAGGGCGAGATCCACGCGCTGCTCGGCGAGAACGGCGCGGGCAAATCGACGCTGGTGAAGATGATCTTCGGGCTGGTGAAGCCCGACAGCGGCGAGATGCTGATGGATGGCGCCGCCTATGCGCCGGGCAAACCCTCGGACGCGCGGCGCGCGGGCGTTGCCATGGTGTTCCAGCATTTCTCGCTCTTCGAAGCGCTGGACGTGGCCGAGAACGTGGCGCTCGGCATGGAGAACCCGCCGAAGCCCCGCGATCTGGCGCGGCAGATCCGCGAGGTGTCGGAAACCTACGGCCTGCCGCTCGATCCCACGCGCACCGTCGGCACGCTGTCGGCGGGCGAACGGCAGCGGGTCGAGATCATCCGCTGCCTGCTGCAGAACCCGCGTCTGCTGATCATGGACGAGCCGACCTCGGTGCTCACCCCGCAGGAGGTGGAGATCCTCTTCGAGACGCTGAACAAGCTGCGCTCGGAGGGCACCTCGATCCTTTATATCTCGCACAAGCTCGAGGAAATCCGCGCGCTTTGTGACACCGCCTCGATCCTGCGGCGCGGCCGCAACGTGGCCACCATCGTGCCGCGCGACGTCACCGCCCGGCAGATGGCCGAGTTGATGGTCGGCGCAAGCTTCGACACGCCCGCGGCGCGTGGCGGCGCGAAGGGCGAGGTGCTGCTCAGCACCAAGGGTCTGTCGCTGCCCGCCCCCGGCGCTTTCGGCACACCGCTGCGCGAGGTCTCGCTGGAGGTGCGCGCCGGCGAGGTGCTGGGCATCGGCGGGGTCGCGGGCAACGGTCAGGATGAGCTGCTGATGGCGCTCTCGGGTGAGCGGCTGGCGCCTGCGGGCACGATCTTTTTCAAGGGCGAGGATATCAGCCGCACCGGCCCCATCGGCCGCCGCGACGCGGGGCTGCTTTCGGGCCCAGAAGAACGCCTCGGCCATGCCGCCGCGCCCAATATGAGCCTGACCGAAAACGCCGTGCTCACCGCCGCGCGGCGCGAGTCGCTGGTGCAGCGCGGGCTCATCGACTGGAAACGCGCCAAAGTCTTTGCCGAAGAGGTGATCGAGCGCTTCGACGTGCGCACGCCGGGGCCGGGCACGGCCGCGCGGGCGCTCTCGGGCGGCAACCTGCAGAAATTCGTCGTTGGGCGCGAGATCGCCCAGAACCCCGAAGTCTTCGTGGTCAACCAGCCCACATGGGGCGTCGATGCCGCCGCCGCCGCGGCGATCCGGCAGGCGCTGCTTGACCTCGCCGCCAAGGGTGCGGCGATCATCGTGATCAGCCAGGACCTCGACGAGCTTATGGAAGTCTCAGACCGTTTCGCGGCGCTCAACGAGGGGCGGCTCTCGCCCTCCCGCGCGGTCGCCGAGCTCGATATCGAAAAGATCGGCCTGATGATGGGCGGCGCGCATGACATGGAGGTGGCCCATGCGGATGCCTGA
- a CDS encoding ABC transporter permease, which yields MIRLEKRPQPSRLWTIVTPLLAVVLTMVVGGIMFALLGKPPLEAIRTIFWDPLFHPQFAGYSRPQLLVKAGPLILIAIGLSIGFRAGIWNIGAEGQYIMGAVTGAAVGLAFYPSESALLFPLMVVAGALGGWAWGMIPAILKTKFGTNEILVSLMLVYVAENILASASAGWLRSPEGMGFPGSRNFKQWPAVFNDELIANTGLHWGVLSALIAVIAAYVLMARHIQGFNIRLTGEAPRAARFSGVSPARIVFLCLGISGALAGMAGLFEVTGPAGQITIDFNSGYGFTAIIVAFLGRLHPVGILLAGLLMALTYIGGELAQLMLGLPGASIQLFQGMLLFFLLATDVFTNYRIRFAKRELA from the coding sequence ATGATCCGCCTCGAAAAACGCCCGCAGCCGTCGCGGCTCTGGACCATCGTGACGCCGCTGCTGGCCGTGGTGCTGACCATGGTCGTTGGCGGCATCATGTTCGCGCTTCTGGGCAAGCCGCCGCTGGAGGCGATCCGCACGATCTTCTGGGATCCGCTGTTTCACCCGCAGTTCGCCGGGTATTCGCGGCCGCAGCTTCTAGTGAAGGCGGGGCCGTTGATCCTCATCGCCATCGGCCTGTCGATCGGCTTCCGGGCCGGTATCTGGAACATCGGCGCCGAGGGGCAATACATCATGGGCGCCGTCACCGGCGCCGCGGTGGGACTGGCCTTCTATCCCTCTGAAAGCGCGCTGCTGTTTCCGCTGATGGTGGTCGCGGGCGCGCTCGGCGGCTGGGCCTGGGGGATGATCCCGGCGATCCTCAAGACCAAGTTCGGCACCAACGAGATCCTCGTGTCGCTGATGCTGGTCTATGTGGCCGAGAATATCCTCGCCTCGGCCTCGGCGGGCTGGCTGCGCAGCCCCGAAGGCATGGGCTTTCCCGGCTCGCGCAATTTCAAGCAATGGCCCGCGGTGTTCAACGACGAGCTGATCGCCAACACCGGCCTGCATTGGGGTGTGTTGAGCGCGCTGATCGCGGTGATTGCCGCCTATGTGCTGATGGCGCGGCATATTCAGGGGTTCAACATCCGCCTCACCGGCGAGGCGCCGCGGGCGGCGCGCTTTTCGGGCGTCAGCCCGGCGCGTATCGTCTTTCTGTGTCTCGGCATCTCCGGCGCGCTGGCGGGCATGGCGGGGCTGTTCGAAGTGACCGGCCCGGCGGGGCAGATCACCATCGATTTCAACTCGGGCTACGGGTTCACCGCGATCATCGTCGCCTTCCTCGGGCGGCTGCATCCGGTGGGCATCCTGCTCGCGGGTCTGCTGATGGCGCTGACCTATATCGGCGGTGAACTGGCGCAGCTGATGCTCGGCCTGCCCGGCGCGTCGATCCAGCTGTTCCAGGGCATGCTGCTGTTCTTCCTGCTGGCCACCGATGTCTTCACCAATTACCGCATCCGCTTTGCCAAGAGGGAGCTGGCCTGA
- a CDS encoding YdcF family protein: MAAQQGAPRVALVLGAAVWAGGRPSPTLERRALHAARLWRAGEVSLVLASGGLGRHGPSEAEVIARLCREAGVPDAAICLEARSTSTEENLRFSMPLLRQMGAGEVVLVTDGFHAPRARLAARRLGLARQVGGLRSASPKVALSGRRIRAGLREVPAYLWYALTLRA; encoded by the coding sequence ATGGCGGCGCAGCAAGGCGCACCGCGCGTGGCGCTGGTGCTGGGGGCAGCGGTCTGGGCCGGGGGCCGGCCTTCGCCGACGCTGGAGCGGCGGGCGCTGCATGCCGCGCGGCTCTGGCGGGCAGGGGAGGTTTCGCTGGTGCTCGCCTCGGGCGGGCTCGGGCGGCATGGCCCCTCGGAGGCCGAGGTGATCGCAAGGCTCTGCCGGGAAGCGGGGGTGCCGGATGCGGCGATCTGCCTTGAGGCGCGGTCAACCAGCACCGAGGAGAACCTGCGTTTCTCGATGCCGCTGCTGCGGCAGATGGGGGCAGGGGAGGTGGTGCTTGTCACCGATGGGTTTCACGCGCCGCGCGCGCGGCTGGCGGCGCGGCGGCTGGGTCTGGCGCGGCAGGTTGGAGGGCTGCGCAGCGCCTCGCCAAAGGTGGCGCTGTCGGGGCGGCGGATCCGCGCCGGTCTGCGCGAAGTGCCCGCTTATCTGTGGTACGCGCTGACGCTGCGGGCGTGA
- a CDS encoding BMP family ABC transporter substrate-binding protein has protein sequence MKRRTLLASAAVGLALAAAPAFAQDVPKIGFVYVGPVNDGGWSQHHHESAMKMKEHFGDQIELIEQESVPEGADAERVLTQMALSGADLIFTTSFGYMDPTINVAAKFPDVKFEHATGYKTADNVSAYSARFYEGRAVTGYLAGAMTKSNKIGYIGSFPIPEVIRGINSSFLHAKKANPDVEMSVVWLSTWFDPAKEADATQALLDQGVDVVLAHTDSTAPLSVLEKAGGYGFGQAADMYDYAPEPRLSSIIDDWAPYYIDRVQAIVDGTWESHNVWQGIGDGMVGIGEITGPVPEDVKATAEKMKADIAAGDYHPFTGPINKQDGSAWLAEGEVADDGVLAGMDFYVEGLTGEIPN, from the coding sequence ATGAAACGCAGAACGCTTCTTGCCTCGGCCGCCGTTGGCCTTGCTCTTGCAGCCGCCCCGGCCTTTGCGCAGGACGTGCCGAAGATCGGCTTTGTCTACGTCGGTCCGGTGAACGACGGCGGCTGGTCGCAGCACCACCATGAATCCGCGATGAAGATGAAAGAGCACTTCGGCGATCAGATCGAACTGATCGAGCAGGAGAGCGTGCCCGAGGGGGCCGACGCCGAGCGCGTGCTGACCCAGATGGCGCTGTCGGGCGCGGACCTGATCTTCACCACCTCGTTCGGCTACATGGACCCGACGATCAACGTCGCGGCGAAATTCCCGGACGTGAAGTTCGAGCATGCCACCGGCTATAAGACCGCTGACAACGTCTCGGCCTATTCGGCGCGCTTCTATGAGGGCCGTGCGGTCACCGGCTATCTTGCTGGCGCGATGACCAAGTCGAACAAGATCGGCTACATCGGCTCCTTCCCGATCCCCGAAGTGATCCGCGGCATCAACTCGTCGTTCCTGCACGCCAAGAAGGCCAACCCGGACGTCGAGATGTCGGTGGTCTGGCTGTCGACCTGGTTCGACCCGGCGAAAGAGGCGGATGCGACGCAGGCGCTGCTCGATCAGGGCGTCGACGTGGTGCTGGCGCACACCGACAGCACCGCGCCGCTGTCGGTGCTGGAGAAGGCTGGCGGCTACGGCTTCGGTCAGGCGGCGGACATGTATGATTACGCCCCCGAGCCGCGGCTGTCGTCGATCATCGACGATTGGGCGCCCTACTACATCGACCGCGTGCAGGCGATCGTCGATGGCACATGGGAGAGCCACAACGTCTGGCAGGGCATTGGTGACGGCATGGTCGGCATCGGCGAGATCACCGGCCCGGTGCCGGAGGACGTGAAAGCCACCGCCGAGAAGATGAAGGCCGATATCGCGGCGGGCGACTACCACCCGTTCACCGGCCCGATCAACAAGCAGGACGGCTCGGCCTGGCTGGCCGAAGGCGAAGTGGCCGACGACGGTGTGCTCGCGGGCATGGATTTCTACGTCGAAGGTCTGACCGGCGAGATCCCGAACTGA
- the xdhC gene encoding xanthine dehydrogenase accessory protein XdhC, whose amino-acid sequence MGFDLDALRAAVAAHGRVARVVIAEVAGSAPREVGCAMLVWNDGGTLRQSGTIGGGALELMAAEQALRAPGVSRHPLGPGLGQCCGGAVTLWTEVFDAAALAALEGAEIIARGEGTRPLAVQRLIDRARAQGKPPEPQLVQGWMVEPLARPARQLWIWGAGHVGRAMVGVMAPLPELAITWVDTGPERFPDEVPQGVTVLPAADPALTVPHAPKEADHLILTYSHELDLALCHALLSHDFGFAGLIGSETKWARFRKRLQALGHGDAQIARITCPIGQKIYGRHPQAIAIGVAGQLLGQKKGEGTACRTHFSASGA is encoded by the coding sequence ATGGGCTTTGACCTCGACGCCCTTCGCGCAGCGGTTGCGGCGCATGGCCGGGTCGCCCGCGTGGTGATCGCCGAAGTGGCGGGCTCGGCCCCGCGCGAGGTGGGCTGCGCCATGCTGGTCTGGAACGACGGCGGCACGCTGCGCCAGAGCGGCACCATTGGCGGCGGCGCGCTGGAGCTTATGGCGGCAGAGCAGGCGCTGCGCGCGCCGGGCGTCAGCCGCCACCCGCTCGGCCCGGGGCTGGGGCAATGCTGCGGCGGCGCGGTGACGCTCTGGACCGAGGTGTTCGACGCGGCGGCGCTGGCGGCGCTGGAGGGCGCCGAGATCATCGCGCGCGGCGAAGGCACGCGCCCGCTCGCCGTGCAGCGGCTGATCGACCGCGCCCGCGCGCAGGGCAAACCGCCCGAGCCGCAACTGGTGCAGGGCTGGATGGTCGAGCCGCTGGCCCGCCCGGCGCGGCAGCTGTGGATCTGGGGCGCAGGCCATGTGGGCCGCGCCATGGTGGGCGTGATGGCGCCGCTGCCCGAGCTGGCGATCACCTGGGTCGACACCGGCCCCGAGCGCTTTCCGGACGAGGTGCCTCAGGGCGTCACCGTGCTGCCCGCCGCCGATCCGGCGCTGACGGTGCCGCATGCGCCCAAGGAGGCCGATCATCTCATCCTCACCTACAGCCACGAGCTTGACCTCGCGCTCTGCCACGCGCTGCTCAGCCATGATTTCGGCTTCGCCGGGCTGATTGGCTCCGAGACGAAATGGGCGCGGTTTCGCAAGCGGCTGCAGGCGCTTGGACATGGCGATGCGCAAATCGCGCGCATAACTTGTCCAATTGGTCAAAAAATCTACGGACGACACCCGCAGGCGATTGCCATCGGCGTGGCCGGACAGCTATTGGGGCAAAAAAAGGGGGAGGGGACGGCGTGCAGGACACACTTCTCAGCATCCGGGGCCTGA
- a CDS encoding ABC transporter permease, with product MDPVLLVASIMVSATPILLAAIGEMVVEKAGVLNLGVEGMMITGAVIGFAVAVSTGSPVLGFAGAALGAAVLSLSFGFLTQYLLSNQVATGLGLTLVGLGLSALVGASFEGVRAPGPGKLWIPGLAEIPVLGPMLFRHDFMVYVSLLLVAGVWAFLKYTRAGLILRAVGEDHESAHALGYKVVRVRMAAIFFGGACAGLGGAYVSLVRVPQWTEGMTAGAGWIALAIVVFASWRPLGVLIGAYLFGGVTVLQLNLQAAGTNVPVELLSMSPYLITIIVLVVISARGVHGAPGSLGRSFHASA from the coding sequence ATGGATCCCGTACTTCTTGTGGCCTCGATCATGGTCTCGGCGACGCCCATCCTGCTGGCGGCGATCGGCGAGATGGTGGTCGAGAAGGCCGGTGTTCTGAACCTCGGGGTCGAGGGCATGATGATCACCGGCGCGGTGATCGGCTTTGCCGTGGCGGTGAGCACCGGCTCGCCGGTGCTGGGCTTTGCCGGCGCGGCTTTGGGCGCGGCGGTGCTGTCGCTGAGTTTCGGGTTTCTGACCCAATATCTTCTGTCCAATCAGGTGGCGACGGGCCTTGGGCTGACGCTGGTGGGGCTGGGGCTGTCGGCCCTCGTTGGCGCCTCCTTCGAAGGGGTGCGCGCGCCGGGGCCGGGCAAACTGTGGATCCCCGGACTGGCCGAGATCCCGGTGCTGGGGCCGATGCTGTTCCGCCATGACTTCATGGTCTACGTGAGCCTGCTGCTGGTGGCGGGCGTCTGGGCGTTCCTGAAATACACCCGCGCCGGGCTGATCCTGCGCGCGGTGGGCGAGGATCACGAAAGCGCCCATGCGCTTGGCTACAAGGTGGTGCGGGTGCGCATGGCGGCGATCTTCTTCGGCGGTGCCTGTGCCGGGCTCGGCGGCGCCTATGTCAGTCTCGTGCGCGTGCCGCAGTGGACCGAAGGCATGACCGCGGGCGCGGGCTGGATCGCGCTGGCAATCGTCGTCTTTGCCAGCTGGCGCCCGCTCGGGGTGCTGATCGGCGCCTATCTCTTTGGCGGGGTCACCGTGCTGCAGCTGAACCTTCAGGCGGCGGGCACCAATGTGCCGGTCGAGCTGCTGTCGATGTCGCCCTATCTGATCACCATCATCGTGCTGGTCGTCATCTCGGCCCGCGGGGTGCATGGCGCGCCCGGATCGCTGGGGCGCTCTTTCCACGCCTCCGCGTGA